One genomic region from Macaca mulatta isolate MMU2019108-1 chromosome 20, T2T-MMU8v2.0, whole genome shotgun sequence encodes:
- the LOC144337859 gene encoding uncharacterized protein LOC144337859 yields the protein MPWAEVGGRQSAGLRGLRRLRESLTGKLSGGWLTGHSDLRQVSCLRPPGAFLPPGSSDCAASFAGTASVQAFVPGLSQATALCVPGAGLRGERAGRKLSEAGQKDEDERGGAIRGGRNPGRRSLKSSPRGRGEA from the coding sequence GCGCCAGTCCGCTGGGCTGCGGGGACTGCGGCGCCTGAGGGAGTCGCTGACGGGCAAGCTGAGTGGAGGCTGGCTGACGGGCCACAGCGACCTGCGGCAGGTGAGCTGTCTGCGCCCTCCCGGGGCCTTCCTTCCGCCCGGCTCCTCGGACTGCGCCGCGTCCTTCGCGGGCACTGCCTCGGTGCAGGCCTTCGTACCTGGGCTCAGCCAGGCCACAGCCCTCTGCGTCCCCGGCGCGGGTCTGAGGGGAGAGCGGGCAGGCCGGAAGCTGAGTGAGGCCGGGCAGAAGGACGAAGACGAGCGTGGAGGGGCTATCAGGGGAGGGCGAAACCCCGGACGCCGCTCTCTAAAATCGTCTCCCCGGGGGCGCGGGGAGGCCTGA